In a single window of the Drosophila subpulchrella strain 33 F10 #4 breed RU33 chromosome X, RU_Dsub_v1.1 Primary Assembly, whole genome shotgun sequence genome:
- the LOC119556313 gene encoding NADH dehydrogenase [ubiquinone] flavoprotein 2, mitochondrial, producing MLTNCASKTLAAVRANIRAIATSSARASENLFVHRDTPEDNPNIPFEFTAENKKRVEAILSIYPEGHKRGAMIPLLDLAQRQYGWLPISAMHKVAEILQLPNMRVYEVATFYTMFMRKPTGKYHIQVCTTTPCWLRGSDEILETCKKQLNIGVGDTTKDKKFTISEVECLGACVNAPMVAINDDYYEDLTAKDMQDILNDLKADKISPPGPRNGRFASEPKGEPTSLSEEPTGPGFGLQAGL from the exons ATGCTGACGAACTGTGCCTCCAAGACGCTGGCCGCCGTG CGCGCCAACATCCGGGCAATCGCCACCAGCAGTGCCCGGGCCAGCGAAAATCTCTTCGTGCACCGCGACACGCCCGAGGATAATCCCAACATCCCGTTCGAGTTCACGGCGGAGAACAAGAAGCGCGTGGAGGCCATACTCAGCATCTATCCGGAGGGCCACAAGCGCGGCGCCATGATCCCGCTGCTCGATCTGGCCCAGCGCCAGTACGGCTGGCTGCCCATCTCCGCCATGCACAAGGTGGCCGAGATCCTACAGCTGCCCAACATGCGCGTCTATGAGGTGGCCACCTTCTATACCATGTTCATGCGCAAGCCCACCGGCAAGTACCACATCCAGGTGTGCACCACCACGCCCTGCTGGCTGCGCGGCTCGGACGAGATCCTGGAGACCTGCAAGAAGCAGCTGAACATCGGCGTCGGCGACACCACCAAGGACAAGAAGTTCACCATCTCGGAGGTGGAGTGCTTGGGCGCCTGCGTCAATGCGCCCATGGTGGCGATCAACGATGATTACTAT GAGGATCTGACCGCCAAGGACATGCAGGACATTCTGAACGACCTGAAGGCGGATAAGATCTCGCCCCCTGGTCCGCGCAACGGTCGCTTTGCCAGCGAGCCGAAGGGCGAGCCCACTTCCCTGAGCGAGGAGCCCACTGGTCCCGGCTTCGGCCTGCAGGCCGGCCTCTAG
- the LOC119556311 gene encoding uncharacterized protein LOC119556311 isoform X1: MVKLGKKKVVEELSRKKLESRKNGTAPESDNEEKDLGGSNGDTGSSVSHSSAASNSKKQPPNKRKARPSTTVRSESEDSDDLPLNSNGNKVSTSTPSAAAGGSSAPKKRKLGKPKANPAPAAKNGKKPAPEDLEDDADPVKSDAEPEAEVEYEVEAIVGQKTVKGATYFQVRWKGYTKAEDTWMLEADLSCDYLLEQFRAKQEDKPKPSKSPKAGKKAGAGGRGRPPGATKKSTAAGPSDPEKEWVVERIVDFVDNAEGGLYRIRWKGFGAKDDTWEPEANLSCEGLIEKYKRDLVTQKNVDTKELRESPKKTKRLVNECYPRTNIHNRIERSSKRAAAKNRVFYGED, from the exons ATGGTTAAGCTGGGCAAGAAGAAGGTGGTCGAGGAGCTGAGCCGCAAGAAGCTCGAGTCGCGCAAAAACGGTACCGCCCCGGAAAGCGACAACGAGGAAAAGGACCTCGGCGGCTCCAATGGGGACACCGGATCCTCCGTCTCCCACTCCTCAGCTGCCTCCAACTCGAAGAAGCAGCCGCCAAACAAGCGCAAGGCCCGTCCGTCGACCACAGTGCGCTCGGAGTCGGAGGACAGCGACGACCTGCCCCTTAACTCCAATGGCAACAAGGTGTCCACTTCCACCCCCTCGGCCGCCGCTGGTGGATCGTCGGCGCCCAAGAAGCGCAAACTGGGCAAGCCCAAGGCCAACCCCGCTCCTGCCGCCAAAAATGGCAAGAAGCCCGCTCCAGAGGATCTGGAGGACGACGCCGATCCGGTCAAAAGCGACGCCGAGCCGGAAGCCGAAGTGGAATACGAG GTGGAGGCCATCGTGGGCCAAAAGACGGTGAAGGGAGCCACCTACTTTCAGGTGCGCTGGAAGGGCTACACCAAGGCCGAGGACACATGGATGCTGGAGGCAGATCTTAGCTGCGACTATTTGCTTGAACAATTTCGGGCTAAG CAGGAGGACAAGCCCAAGCCCAGCAAGTCCCCGAAGGCCGGCAAAAAAGCTGGAGCCGGCGGACGTGGTCGCCCGCCCGGTGCCACAAAGAAGTCGACTGCTGCTGGCCCATCTGATCCTGAAAAGGAATGGGTTGTCGAGCGCATTGTTGACTTTGTGGACAACGCAGAGGGCGGCCTGTACCGCATCAGGTGGAAGGGCTTTGGTGCCAAGGACGACACCTGGGAGCCGGAGGCGAACCTCTCCTGCGAGGGCTTGATCGAGAAGTACAAGCGCGACCTGGTCACGCAGAAGAACGTGGATACCAAGGAGCTGCGCGAATCGCCCAAGAAGACCAAGCGCCTCGTCAACGAATGTTACCCGAGGACAAATATTCACAATCGCATTGAGCGCTCCTCGAAGCGGGCTGCCGCCAAGAACCG CGTATTTTACGGCGAGGACTGA
- the LOC119556311 gene encoding uncharacterized protein LOC119556311 isoform X2, which yields MVKLGKKKVVEELSRKKLESRKNGTAPESDNEEKDLGGSNGDTGSSVSHSSAASNSKKQPPNKRKARPSTTVRSESEDSDDLPLNSNGNKVSTSTPSAAAGGSSAPKKRKLGKPKANPAPAAKNGKKPAPEDLEDDADPVKSDAEPEAEVEYEVEAIVGQKTVKGATYFQVRWKGYTKAEDTWMLEADLSCDYLLEQFRAKQEDKPKPSKSPKAGKKAGAGGRGRPPGATKKSTAAGPSDPEKEWVVERIVDFVDNAEGGLYRIRWKGFGAKDDTWEPEANLSCEGLIEKYKRDLVTQKNVDTKELRESPKKTKRLVNECYPRTNIHNRIERSSKRAAAKNRCV from the exons ATGGTTAAGCTGGGCAAGAAGAAGGTGGTCGAGGAGCTGAGCCGCAAGAAGCTCGAGTCGCGCAAAAACGGTACCGCCCCGGAAAGCGACAACGAGGAAAAGGACCTCGGCGGCTCCAATGGGGACACCGGATCCTCCGTCTCCCACTCCTCAGCTGCCTCCAACTCGAAGAAGCAGCCGCCAAACAAGCGCAAGGCCCGTCCGTCGACCACAGTGCGCTCGGAGTCGGAGGACAGCGACGACCTGCCCCTTAACTCCAATGGCAACAAGGTGTCCACTTCCACCCCCTCGGCCGCCGCTGGTGGATCGTCGGCGCCCAAGAAGCGCAAACTGGGCAAGCCCAAGGCCAACCCCGCTCCTGCCGCCAAAAATGGCAAGAAGCCCGCTCCAGAGGATCTGGAGGACGACGCCGATCCGGTCAAAAGCGACGCCGAGCCGGAAGCCGAAGTGGAATACGAG GTGGAGGCCATCGTGGGCCAAAAGACGGTGAAGGGAGCCACCTACTTTCAGGTGCGCTGGAAGGGCTACACCAAGGCCGAGGACACATGGATGCTGGAGGCAGATCTTAGCTGCGACTATTTGCTTGAACAATTTCGGGCTAAG CAGGAGGACAAGCCCAAGCCCAGCAAGTCCCCGAAGGCCGGCAAAAAAGCTGGAGCCGGCGGACGTGGTCGCCCGCCCGGTGCCACAAAGAAGTCGACTGCTGCTGGCCCATCTGATCCTGAAAAGGAATGGGTTGTCGAGCGCATTGTTGACTTTGTGGACAACGCAGAGGGCGGCCTGTACCGCATCAGGTGGAAGGGCTTTGGTGCCAAGGACGACACCTGGGAGCCGGAGGCGAACCTCTCCTGCGAGGGCTTGATCGAGAAGTACAAGCGCGACCTGGTCACGCAGAAGAACGTGGATACCAAGGAGCTGCGCGAATCGCCCAAGAAGACCAAGCGCCTCGTCAACGAATGTTACCCGAGGACAAATATTCACAATCGCATTGAGCGCTCCTCGAAGCGGGCTGCCGCCAAGAACCGGTGCGTTTAA
- the LOC119558064 gene encoding probable ATP-dependent RNA helicase DDX10 produces the protein MQRQKPKGPGKPGPRFKPGSGKGKGAAGGRGSGDNKLKRPRQEFNKSRLAATDAEIQELKAKYAEIDAPAIKKFAQFPLSKKTQMALAESKFVHPTQVQRESIGPALLGKDVLGAAVTGSGKTLAFLIPVLEHLFINKWSRTDGVGAIIISPTRELAYQIFETLKKVGKHHDFSAGLIIGGKNLKFERTRMDQCNILICTPGRLLQHMDENPLFNTSTMEVLVLDEADRCLDMGFQKTLNSIIENFPPVRQTLLFSATQTNTVQDLARLNLKDPVYVGYGGATPGEEPSGSKKSGPSTAVLAVPELLQQSYVVLNLEDKITMLWSFIKNHLKQKIIVFVSSCKQAKYLYEIFCKLRPGSPLLALYGTLHQDRRIAIYEDFLRKSHVVMFSTDVASRGLDFPAVNWVVQLDCPEDVSQYIHRAGRSARNKTRGECLLVLTPSEEEYMIGALKEQLNINIRCVQIDPKKLFSPRVKIEAFLAQFPELRATAQRAFLSYIKSVFLMRNKRLFNVFSLDLDAFAQSLGLAVTPRVPFLEKFLWRQKLQQQQKEQGEAPPAVNPVLTKMTKQQSFGGGEEDEDESDDEDFIKVKRKDHDVEGGAVELDEVEDKEDEPEGPLVVPKREKLVTKASLAKKALKKNLQVNSKLKFDDEGETMADDRNQMKALSARQRAENQDDDDDDGGINLVLSKALLTEEDQYDKQRFRELVKKRHKLQREKLRKKTEEAKGSDEEDEEEEDQDAEDAGSESDHSVDLSWLPDPDKVYKNKASKSDRSAEAQSDSEPESGDDATDDDAEVDDDDEEVSDDEPAYKKSKLTNKMTLMDTEAIAASLLGS, from the exons ATGCAGCGCCAGAAACCCAAGGGACCGGGCAAGCCGGGTCCACGATTCAAGCCTGGCTCGGGCAAGGGCAAGGGAGCCGCCGGTGGCCGGGGTAGCGGCGACAACAAGCTAAAGCGTCCGCGCCAGGAGTTCAATAAATCCCGACTGGCCGCCACCGATGCAGAGATCCAAGAACTGAAGGCCAAGTACGCGGAGATAGATGCGCCGGCCATTAAGAAGTTCGCACAGTTTCCGCTGTCCAAGAAGACCCAAATGGCGCTGGCGGAGTCCAAGTTCGTGCACCCCACGCAGGTGCAGCGTGAGAGCATTGGACCCGCCCTGCTGGGCAAGGATGTGCTGGGTGCGGCGGTCACAGGAAGTGGCAAGACCTTGGCCTTCCTCATACCC GTTCTGGAGCACCTGTTCATAAACAAATGGTCGCGCACCGATGGCGTGGGCGCCATCATCATCTCGCCCACCCGCGAGCTGGCCTACCAGATCTTCGAGACCCTGAAGAAGGTGGGCAAGCACCACGACTTCTCCGCCGGCCTCATCATCGGCGGCAAGAACCTGAAGTTCGAGCGGACTCGCATGGACCAGTGCAACATACTGATCTGCACACCTGGCCGCCTGCTGCAGCACATGGACGAGAATCCGCTCTTCAACACAAGCACCATGGAGGTGTTGGTCCTGGACGAAGCCGATCGCTGTTTGGACATGGGTTTCCAGAAGACGCTCAACTCTATCATTGAAAACTTCCCACCCGTACGCCAAACGTTGCTCTTCTCGGCCACGCAAACGAATACAGTGCAGGATTTGGCGAGGCTTAACCTAAAGGATCCTGTCTACGTGGGCTACGGAGGAGCGACGCCTGGCGAGGAACCCTCCGGCTCCAAAAAGAGCGGTCCGAGCACCGCTGTCTTGGCCGTGCCCGAGCTCCTACAGCAGAGTTATGTGGTGCTGAACCTCGAGGACAAGATCACCATGCTGTGGTCGTTCATTAAGAACCATCTGAAGCAGAAGATCATTGTGTTTGTGTCCAGTTGCAAGCAGGCCAAGTATCTGTACGAGATCTTCTGCAAACTGCGTCCGGGTAGCCCGCTGCTGGCCCTTTACGGAACCCTCCATCAGGATCGTCGCATTGCCATCTACGAGGACTTCCTTCGCAAGAGCCACGTTGTGATGTTCTCTACGGATGTGGCATCGCGTGGCCTGGACTTTCCGGCCGTCAATTGGGTGGTGCAGTTGGACTGCCCGGAGGATGTCTCGCAGTATATTCACCGAGCGGGTCGCTCTGCGCGAAACAAGACACGCGGTGAGTGCCTTCTTGTGCTAACACCCAGCGAGGAGGAGTACATGATTGGTGCCCTCAAGGAGCAGTTGAATATTAACATCCGTTGTGTGCAAATCGATCCCAAGAAGCTCTTCTCGCCGCGCGTCAAGATCGAGGCCTTCCTGGCCCAATTCCCCGAGCTAAGGGCCACCGCTCAGCGTGCCTTCCTCTCCTACATAAAATCCGTGTTCCTTATGCGCAACAAGCGATTGTTCAATGTCTTCAGCCTGGATCTGGATGCATTTGCTCAATCGCTGGGTCTAGCGGTTACGCCGCGCGTTCCGTTCCTTGAAAAATTCCTTTGGCGGCAgaagctgcagcagcagcagaaggaACAGGGCGAAGCCCCACCAGCTGTCAATCCAGTGCTTACCAAGATGACCAAACAACAGAGCTTTGGCGGCGGAGAAGAGGATGAAGATGAAAGCGATGACGAAGACTTTATCAAGGTGAAACGTAAGGATCACGATGTCGAAGGGGGAGCAGTGGAACTGGATGAGGTGGAGGATAAGGAGGATGAGCCAGAGGGCCCACTTGTGGTGCCCAAGCGGGAGAAGCTAGTCACCAAGGCGTCGCTGGCCAAGAAGGCGCTGAAGAAGAACCTGCAGGTCAACTCCAAGCTCAAGTTCGATGACGAGGGCGAAACGATGGCCGATGATCGCAACCAAATGAAGGCTCTGAGTGCCAGACAGCGAGCGGAGAACcaggacgacgacgacgacgacggaGGTATCAATCTGGTGCTCTCCAAGGCACTGCTGACCGAGGAGGATCAGTATGACAAGCAGCGATTCCGGGAGCTGGTCAAGAAGCGACACAAGCTGCAGCGCGAGAAGCTGCGCAAGAAGACGGAGGAGGCCAAGGGCAGCGACGAGGAAGACGAGGAGGAAGAGGACCAGGATGCCGAAGATGCCGGCAGTGAGAGTGACCATTCAGTGGACCTCTCCTGGCTGCCAGATCCCGACAAGGTCTACAAAAATAAGGCCAGCAAATCTGATCGAAGTGCAGAAGCGCAATCGGATTCTGAGCCGGAGTCAGGCGATGATGCAACCGACGATGATGCGGAAGtggacgacgacgacgaagAGGTCTCCGACGATGAGCCCGCCTACAAAAAGTCGAAGCTTACGAACAAGATGACTCTGATGGACACGGAGGCCATTGCGGCCAGTCTTCTGGGTAGCTAA